The following coding sequences lie in one Heyndrickxia oleronia genomic window:
- the serS gene encoding serine--tRNA ligase, whose translation MLDIKFLRTNLKEVKEKMQHRGEDLADFGKFEELDKKRRELIVATEELKSKRNEVTQKIAQLKREKQDADEYIKEMRVVGDQIKQYDDELRDVEESLDHLLLSIPNIPHESTPIGETEDDNVEVRKWGEVREFDFEPKPHWDVATDLNILDFERAAKVTGSRFVFYKGLGARLERALFNFMLDLHVEDHGYEEILPPYMVNRTSMTGTGQLPKFEEDAFLIESEDYFLIPTAEVPVTNLHRDEILNVDQLPINYAAFSACFRSEAGSAGRDTRGLIRQHQFNKVELVKFVKPEDSYNELEKLTGHAEKVLQLLGLPYRVMSMCTADLGFTAAKKYDIEVWIPSYNTYREISSCSNFEAFQARRANIRFRRELNGKPEHVHTLNGSGLAIGRTVAAILENYQQPDGSVIIPEVLRPYMRNVDRISVK comes from the coding sequence ATGCTTGATATTAAGTTTTTACGTACTAACTTAAAAGAAGTAAAGGAAAAAATGCAGCACCGTGGGGAAGACCTTGCTGATTTTGGGAAATTTGAAGAATTAGATAAAAAGAGAAGAGAACTTATTGTCGCTACAGAAGAATTAAAGAGTAAACGAAATGAAGTGACTCAAAAAATAGCACAGCTCAAGAGAGAGAAACAGGACGCAGATGAATATATTAAAGAAATGCGTGTGGTTGGGGATCAAATCAAACAATATGATGATGAATTACGTGATGTCGAAGAAAGCTTAGATCATTTATTGTTATCTATCCCGAATATTCCTCACGAAAGTACACCAATTGGAGAAACTGAAGATGACAATGTAGAAGTACGTAAATGGGGGGAGGTAAGAGAGTTTGATTTTGAACCAAAGCCTCATTGGGATGTAGCGACTGATTTAAATATTTTAGATTTTGAACGTGCAGCCAAGGTAACAGGAAGTCGATTCGTATTCTATAAAGGTTTAGGTGCACGTTTAGAAAGAGCACTCTTTAATTTTATGCTTGATCTCCATGTAGAAGACCATGGGTATGAAGAAATTTTACCGCCTTATATGGTAAATCGTACGAGCATGACAGGTACAGGTCAACTTCCTAAATTTGAGGAGGATGCTTTCTTAATTGAAAGTGAAGACTATTTCTTAATTCCGACAGCAGAGGTACCTGTAACAAATTTACATCGTGATGAAATATTAAATGTAGATCAGCTACCTATTAATTATGCTGCTTTTAGTGCTTGTTTCCGTTCAGAAGCTGGATCTGCAGGTCGTGATACACGAGGACTTATCCGTCAGCACCAATTTAATAAAGTGGAGCTTGTAAAGTTTGTTAAGCCAGAGGATTCATATAATGAATTAGAGAAGCTGACTGGACATGCAGAAAAAGTTCTACAGTTATTAGGACTCCCTTATCGTGTTATGAGTATGTGTACAGCTGACCTTGGATTTACTGCAGCGAAGAAATATGATATCGAAGTTTGGATTCCAAGTTATAATACGTATCGTGAAATTTCTTCTTGCAGTAATTTTGAAGCATTCCAAGCTCGACGTGCAAATATTCGCTTCCGTAGGGAATTGAACGGAAAACCTGAACATGTGCATACCTTAAATGGTTCTGGTCTTGCTATAGGACGTACAGTAGCTGCTATCTTAGAAAACTACCAACAACCAGATGGTAGTGTAATTATACCGGAAGTATTACGACCATATATGCGTAATGTCGATCGAATTAGTGTAAAATAA
- a CDS encoding deoxynucleoside kinase: MELRNKYQIPNNAIITIAGTVGVGKSTMTSSLANALGFRTSFEKVDTNPYLDKFYDDFKRWSFHLQIYFLAERFKEQKRIFEYGGGFIQDRSIYEDTGIFAKMHYEKGNMSKVDYETYKNLFDAMIMTPYFPHPDLLIYLEGSIEDILERIQKRGRPMEQSTPVEYWIEMHKRYESWINSFNACPVLRINIRDYDLMKEETSIEPIIERIGYFLKQTQLLKK; this comes from the coding sequence ATGGAACTTCGAAATAAATATCAAATCCCTAACAATGCTATCATAACCATTGCTGGAACAGTTGGAGTGGGGAAGTCTACAATGACTAGCTCATTAGCTAATGCACTAGGATTTCGCACCTCATTTGAAAAGGTTGATACCAACCCTTATTTAGATAAATTTTATGATGATTTTAAACGTTGGAGCTTTCATTTGCAAATCTATTTCTTAGCTGAACGCTTTAAAGAGCAAAAGAGAATTTTTGAATATGGTGGAGGATTCATTCAGGATCGTTCAATTTATGAAGATACAGGTATATTTGCCAAGATGCATTACGAAAAGGGAAACATGTCCAAGGTAGATTATGAAACATATAAAAATCTTTTTGATGCCATGATCATGACACCATATTTTCCACACCCTGATTTACTAATTTATCTAGAAGGGTCCATTGAGGATATTTTAGAGAGAATTCAAAAACGTGGTAGACCTATGGAACAAAGCACACCTGTAGAATATTGGATAGAAATGCATAAACGCTATGAAAGCTGGATTAATTCTTTTAATGCATGCCCAGTTTTGCGGATTAACATTAGAGATTATGACTTAATGAAAGAGGAAACAAGCATCGAACCGATTATTGAACGAATTGGATATTTCCTAAAACAAACTCAATTATTGAAAAAGTAA
- a CDS encoding deoxynucleoside kinase yields MVNVPFITVEGPIGIGKTSLAKAISEHFNYNLLKEIVDENPFLEKFYQDIEEWSFQLEMFFLCNRYKQLEDVNSKFLSFDKPVVADYHIFKNLIFAKRTLKDEQYIKYLKIFDILTEGMPQPNLVIYINASLETVMRRIKLRGRDFEKNISSDYIKQLSSDYETFMQNFTLTHPNIPVLQFNGDELDFVKNPDDLTLILEKITTTLKEGVKIHGTSK; encoded by the coding sequence ATGGTGAATGTACCGTTTATTACGGTTGAGGGTCCAATAGGTATAGGGAAAACCTCACTCGCAAAGGCAATTTCAGAACATTTCAACTACAATCTATTAAAGGAAATTGTAGACGAGAACCCATTTCTGGAGAAATTCTATCAAGATATTGAAGAGTGGAGTTTTCAGTTAGAAATGTTTTTTCTTTGTAACCGATATAAGCAGCTTGAGGATGTGAATAGTAAATTTTTATCATTCGATAAACCAGTTGTAGCTGATTATCATATTTTCAAAAACTTAATTTTTGCGAAAAGGACACTGAAAGATGAGCAATATATTAAGTATCTAAAAATATTTGATATTTTAACAGAAGGAATGCCACAACCGAATTTGGTGATTTACATTAACGCAAGCTTGGAGACGGTCATGAGGAGAATAAAGCTGCGTGGGAGAGATTTTGAAAAAAATATTAGCTCAGATTATATTAAACAGCTTTCCTCTGATTACGAGACTTTTATGCAAAACTTTACATTAACCCACCCTAATATTCCTGTTTTACAATTCAATGGAGATGAATTGGATTTTGTTAAAAACCCGGATGATTTAACATTAATTTTAGAGAAAATAACAACAACATTAAAAGAAGGTGTAAAGATTCATGGAACTTCGAAATAA
- a CDS encoding glycosyl hydrolase family 18 protein translates to MQIHVVQPNDTLASIASTYRVPVVELVTANEIPNPDHLVVGQTIVIPIIGRFYWVQPGDSLWEIARKFNLSLPELARINGMSVNQPLQIGMRLYIPPQRKEDAEFNAYIEPFGTTVSQSLENSARKAAPYLTYLSPFAFQVNRDGSLISPPLGNLPIIARANQNILVMAINNQENGQFSDELGRILLNDMEVQDQFLNNIVNTAKQYGFRDIHIDFEFLRPEDKEAYNRFLRKAKARFNQEGWLLSTALAPKTSATQEGLWYEAHDYKAHGEIVDFVVIMTYEWGYSGGPPMAVSPINSVRDVLEYAVTEIPPQKILMGQNLYGYDWTLPFTPGQDTAKAVSPQQAIQLAAKYNVPINYDLEAQAPTFEYTDEENKKHKVWFEDARSIQAKFDLIKELNLRGMSYWKLGLSFPQNWLLIVENFNVTKQ, encoded by the coding sequence GTGCAAATTCATGTAGTACAACCAAATGACACTTTAGCTAGTATAGCAAGTACTTATCGAGTACCAGTAGTAGAACTAGTTACGGCTAATGAAATTCCAAATCCTGATCATTTAGTCGTTGGTCAAACCATTGTTATACCAATTATAGGTAGATTTTATTGGGTCCAACCGGGGGATAGTTTATGGGAGATTGCGAGGAAGTTCAATCTATCATTACCTGAACTCGCTAGAATTAACGGAATGTCTGTAAACCAACCATTACAAATCGGAATGAGATTATATATTCCTCCTCAGCGTAAAGAAGATGCTGAATTTAATGCTTATATAGAACCCTTTGGAACAACTGTTTCACAATCTTTAGAGAATAGTGCTCGTAAGGCTGCTCCATACTTAACTTATCTATCTCCTTTTGCGTTTCAAGTGAATCGTGATGGATCTTTAATTTCTCCTCCACTTGGTAATTTACCGATTATTGCAAGAGCCAATCAAAATATCCTTGTAATGGCTATTAATAACCAAGAAAATGGCCAATTTAGTGATGAACTAGGCAGAATATTATTAAATGATATGGAGGTGCAGGATCAGTTTTTAAATAATATCGTGAATACAGCGAAACAATACGGCTTTCGCGATATTCATATTGATTTTGAATTTCTTAGACCTGAAGATAAAGAAGCATATAATCGATTCCTTAGAAAAGCAAAAGCACGCTTTAATCAAGAAGGCTGGTTGCTCTCAACGGCCCTAGCCCCTAAGACGAGTGCAACCCAAGAAGGGCTTTGGTATGAGGCTCATGATTATAAAGCCCATGGTGAAATCGTTGACTTTGTTGTAATTATGACCTATGAATGGGGATATAGTGGTGGACCCCCTATGGCCGTCTCACCTATTAACTCAGTTCGTGATGTTCTAGAATATGCCGTAACAGAAATTCCTCCACAAAAAATTCTAATGGGGCAGAATCTATATGGTTATGATTGGACACTTCCCTTTACCCCTGGTCAGGATACCGCAAAAGCAGTCAGTCCACAACAGGCAATACAGCTAGCAGCAAAATATAATGTACCCATTAACTATGACCTAGAAGCACAAGCCCCAACATTTGAATATACTGATGAAGAAAATAAAAAACATAAAGTATGGTTTGAAGACGCCCGCTCCATACAGGCCAAATTTGACCTGATTAAGGAATTAAATCTACGTGGTATGAGCTATTGGAAATTAGGTCTTTCCTTTCCACAAAACTGGTTACTGATTGTAGAAAACTTTAATGTAACTAAACAGTAA
- the tadA gene encoding tRNA adenosine(34) deaminase TadA, which translates to MVKNADEYFMKLAISEAKKAEEKCEVPIGAVVVLNGEVIATAHNLRESTQNAITHAEILAIQKACERIGSWRLEDAELYVTLEPCPMCSGAIILSRIKKVIFGAHDPKAGCAGTLMNLLDDQRFNHQCEVVSGVLENECSVLLRDFFRNIRKRNKAEKEKRKINESNN; encoded by the coding sequence ATTGTGAAAAATGCTGATGAGTACTTTATGAAGCTAGCCATAAGTGAAGCAAAAAAGGCTGAAGAGAAATGTGAGGTACCTATTGGTGCGGTTGTCGTTTTAAATGGTGAAGTTATAGCAACTGCGCATAATTTAAGGGAGTCCACTCAAAATGCCATTACCCATGCAGAAATATTAGCGATTCAAAAGGCATGTGAAAGAATTGGATCATGGCGTTTGGAAGATGCTGAACTGTATGTAACTTTGGAGCCATGCCCAATGTGTAGTGGGGCTATAATCCTCTCACGAATTAAAAAAGTGATATTTGGTGCCCATGATCCAAAGGCTGGTTGTGCAGGGACATTAATGAACTTATTGGATGATCAACGTTTCAATCACCAATGTGAAGTTGTTAGTGGAGTTTTGGAAAATGAATGCAGTGTGCTTTTGAGGGACTTTTTTAGAAATATCCGAAAAAGAAATAAAGCAGAAAAAGAAAAGCGCAAAATTAATGAATCCAATAATTAA
- the dnaX gene encoding DNA polymerase III subunit gamma/tau, with translation MSYQALYRVWRPQVFEDVVGQQHVTKTLQNALLQQKISHAYLFSGPRGTGKTSAAKILAKAVNCERSPVTEPCNECDACKGITDGSIPDVIEIDAASNNGVEEIRDIRDKVKFAPNVVPYKVYIIDEVHMLSIGAFNALLKTLEEPPKHVIFILATTEPHKIPLTIISRCQRFDFKRITAKDITGRMGHIARESGIEFDESALNIIARAAEGGMRDALSLMDQAVSFGEERVTIEDALTVTGSISQSYLNKLVESIQKKDIASALQVFEELLQQGKDPTRFVEDLILYFRDMLLYKTAPNLEEAIERVMVDEDFRQLTDTIASEQIYEYIDILNKTQQEMKFSNLARIYLEVSLIKLCEVRVQKQVINSSDMDIDTQQLLDQIRNLQKEIQELKVNGVQETQAVNQQPVKKAPRTGKGFKAQVGRINDVLKEATKQDLNLIKSRWGDMLSLLNDRQMRSQSALLNETEPVAASNHSFVLKFKYEIHCQMAMENQKFLQAVSSILSELTGVSYQLIGVPENQWNSIRESFIHNQKDGSKDEEEQTEDPLIAEAKKLVGADLIEIKD, from the coding sequence TTGAGTTATCAAGCATTATATCGAGTTTGGCGTCCACAGGTCTTCGAGGACGTTGTGGGACAACAACATGTGACAAAGACACTGCAAAATGCCCTCCTACAACAAAAAATTTCTCATGCATATCTTTTCTCAGGACCAAGAGGAACAGGAAAAACAAGTGCTGCCAAGATTTTAGCAAAAGCGGTAAACTGTGAGAGGTCCCCAGTTACTGAGCCATGTAATGAGTGTGATGCTTGCAAAGGCATAACTGATGGGAGTATACCTGATGTCATAGAAATTGATGCTGCTTCAAATAATGGTGTTGAGGAAATACGTGATATTCGGGATAAAGTGAAATTTGCGCCAAATGTCGTTCCATATAAAGTCTATATTATTGATGAAGTGCATATGCTGTCTATTGGTGCATTTAATGCTTTGTTAAAAACATTAGAAGAGCCTCCAAAACATGTAATTTTTATTTTGGCTACGACTGAACCCCATAAAATTCCCTTAACCATAATATCACGCTGTCAACGTTTTGATTTCAAAAGGATCACAGCGAAAGATATTACTGGGAGAATGGGTCACATTGCTCGAGAATCAGGCATTGAATTTGATGAGTCCGCCCTAAACATTATTGCTCGTGCTGCAGAAGGTGGAATGCGGGATGCGTTAAGTTTGATGGATCAAGCTGTTTCTTTCGGAGAAGAGCGAGTGACAATAGAAGACGCATTAACCGTCACAGGTTCCATATCTCAATCATATTTGAATAAACTGGTAGAGTCGATACAGAAGAAGGATATCGCTAGTGCTCTTCAAGTATTTGAAGAGCTTTTACAACAGGGAAAAGATCCAACTCGTTTTGTTGAGGATTTAATTCTTTATTTTCGCGATATGCTCCTTTATAAGACTGCTCCCAATTTAGAAGAAGCGATTGAACGAGTAATGGTCGATGAGGATTTTCGACAGCTTACTGATACAATAGCCTCTGAACAAATTTATGAATACATTGATATACTAAATAAAACTCAACAAGAGATGAAATTCTCTAATTTGGCTCGTATATATTTAGAGGTTTCACTCATTAAGTTATGCGAAGTCCGAGTTCAGAAACAAGTAATTAATAGTTCTGATATGGATATAGATACACAGCAATTATTGGATCAAATAAGAAATCTCCAAAAGGAAATACAAGAATTAAAAGTTAACGGTGTTCAGGAAACACAAGCTGTTAATCAACAACCAGTTAAAAAGGCACCACGTACAGGCAAAGGATTTAAGGCTCAGGTTGGTAGAATTAATGATGTATTGAAAGAAGCCACGAAACAGGATTTGAATTTAATTAAAAGCAGATGGGGTGATATGCTTAGTCTCTTAAATGACAGACAAATGCGCTCACAGTCCGCTCTTTTAAATGAAACCGAGCCTGTTGCTGCTTCAAATCACTCTTTTGTTTTGAAATTTAAATATGAAATTCACTGCCAAATGGCGATGGAAAATCAGAAATTTTTACAAGCAGTTTCGTCTATTTTATCTGAGTTAACAGGTGTCTCCTATCAATTGATTGGGGTTCCAGAAAATCAGTGGAATAGTATAAGGGAAAGTTTTATTCATAATCAAAAAGATGGCTCAAAGGATGAAGAGGAACAAACAGAAGACCCTCTAATCGCTGAGGCAAAAAAATTAGTAGGCGCGGATTTGATTGAAATAAAAGATTAA
- a CDS encoding YbaB/EbfC family nucleoid-associated protein, protein MRGMGNMQNMMKQMQKMQKKMAEAQEELGEKRIEGTAGGGMVTVVVSGHKEIVEVNIKEEVVDPEDIEMLQDLVLAATNDALKKAEELTNQTMGQFTKGLNIPGF, encoded by the coding sequence ATGCGTGGAATGGGAAATATGCAAAATATGATGAAACAAATGCAAAAAATGCAAAAGAAGATGGCTGAAGCACAAGAGGAATTAGGTGAAAAGCGAATTGAAGGTACGGCTGGTGGAGGTATGGTCACGGTAGTTGTATCAGGACATAAGGAAATTGTAGAAGTAAATATTAAAGAAGAAGTAGTAGATCCAGAGGATATTGAAATGCTTCAAGATTTAGTTTTAGCTGCTACAAATGATGCATTAAAGAAAGCAGAAGAGTTAACAAATCAAACAATGGGACAGTTTACAAAAGGGTTAAACATTCCAGGTTTTTAA
- the recR gene encoding recombination mediator RecR: MHYPEPITKLMDSFMKLPGIGPKTAARLAFFVLSMKEDTVLDFAKALVNAKRNLSYCSVCGHITDQDPCYICEDTRRDRSIVCVVQDPKDVIAMEKMKEFNGLYHVLHGAISPMDGIGPEDINIPDLLKRLQDETIQEVILATNPNIEGEATAMYISRLLKPSGIKVTRIAHGLPVGGDLEYADEVTLSKALEGRREV, translated from the coding sequence ATGCATTATCCTGAACCAATAACCAAACTTATGGATAGCTTTATGAAATTGCCAGGAATAGGGCCGAAAACTGCGGCTCGACTGGCATTTTTTGTGTTGAGTATGAAAGAAGATACTGTCCTAGACTTTGCTAAAGCCCTTGTAAATGCGAAAAGAAACTTAAGTTATTGTTCGGTATGCGGACATATTACCGATCAAGATCCTTGTTATATTTGTGAAGATACAAGACGTGATCGTAGTATCGTTTGTGTAGTTCAAGATCCAAAAGATGTGATCGCTATGGAAAAAATGAAGGAATTTAATGGTCTGTATCATGTACTACATGGGGCAATCTCACCAATGGATGGGATTGGACCGGAAGATATTAATATTCCAGATTTGCTAAAAAGATTACAGGATGAAACGATACAAGAGGTTATACTAGCAACAAACCCTAATATTGAAGGGGAAGCAACAGCGATGTATATATCAAGGCTTCTAAAACCATCAGGTATTAAAGTCACTCGAATTGCTCATGGTCTACCAGTAGGCGGAGATTTAGAGTATGCGGATGAGGTCACCTTATCAAAAGCGTTAGAAGGAAGAAGAGAAGTTTAA
- a CDS encoding YaaL family protein, whose amino-acid sequence MFNKKLKLRNEYDQKLIDLMTKTRENWIQQKSLVDLSFEYNEELMFQKKVAEMKYFFLFREAKARNIRIKR is encoded by the coding sequence ATGTTCAATAAAAAATTGAAACTACGTAATGAATATGACCAAAAGCTGATTGATTTGATGACAAAAACAAGAGAAAATTGGATTCAACAAAAGTCCTTAGTCGATTTAAGTTTTGAATATAATGAAGAGCTTATGTTTCAAAAAAAAGTTGCTGAAATGAAGTACTTCTTCTTATTTCGTGAAGCAAAGGCGAGGAATATTAGAATTAAAAGATAG
- a CDS encoding pro-sigmaK processing inhibitor BofA family protein, translated as MDPIIVIAVISGLILLLLISGSPGRPFRFIGQIAVKIAIGALFLFFLNQFGGQFGIHVPINFITTAVSGLLGIPGVIGLTVIQTWILA; from the coding sequence TTGGATCCAATCATTGTGATTGCTGTTATTTCTGGACTGATTCTTCTTTTATTGATATCAGGTTCACCAGGAAGGCCATTTCGCTTCATTGGACAAATCGCTGTAAAAATTGCGATAGGTGCGTTATTTTTATTTTTTTTAAATCAATTTGGTGGACAGTTCGGTATTCATGTACCTATCAATTTTATAACAACAGCTGTTTCCGGTTTGTTAGGTATTCCGGGTGTAATCGGACTTACAGTTATTCAAACATGGATATTAGCTTAG
- a CDS encoding sigma factor G inhibitor Gin: MSINERVVGETCIICEQPKHNGIHLYTSFICLECEKDIVQTDTNDPKYKYYINQLKLVVKPEIYS; encoded by the coding sequence ATGTCTATAAATGAGAGGGTAGTTGGGGAAACATGCATTATTTGTGAACAACCTAAACATAATGGTATTCATCTATACACTTCATTCATTTGTTTAGAGTGTGAGAAGGATATCGTACAAACAGATACAAATGACCCAAAATACAAATATTATATTAATCAATTAAAACTAGTAGTGAAACCAGAAATATATTCTTGA
- a CDS encoding aminotransferase class I/II-fold pyridoxal phosphate-dependent enzyme, whose product MSQKRIPLYEALVRFKENNPISFHVPGHKNGLLYQQSIPEFSPFMKYDVTELSGLDDMHSPDGPILEAQQLLTNYYGTRKSYFLVNGSTVGNLIMILSTFKEGDKVIVQRNCHKSILNALMLAKVNPIFISPEIDGLAHIPNGIISLYIEQAYHLHSDIKGCILTYPNYYGMTTNIEEIIQMVHRYHGIVLVDEAHGPHFRLGHPFPKSAVDLGADMIVQSAHKMLPAMTMGSYLHINSDRVSLEKVEQFYSILQSSSPSYPIMASLDFARYYLATYRQEDIEYTMRQRNQFVDNLNSLEGITVIQGLVNQDPLKLMVRYNGYSGFQFQELLEEEGVYTEMADPHQVVMVLPLLKKGAEFIYIEAFEKMKEVIKKPKLNNNNADNKMVDIKNKISQLAIPFSEMEDRSYEWVPFKHAVNRIAAKMIIPYPPGIPLTLPGECITDETVEVLDKLLTLNARFQGEIERLTNREILVYVD is encoded by the coding sequence ATGAGTCAAAAACGTATTCCGTTGTACGAAGCTTTAGTGAGGTTTAAAGAGAATAATCCAATATCATTTCATGTGCCAGGACATAAAAATGGACTGCTATATCAACAAAGTATTCCTGAATTTTCTCCATTTATGAAATATGATGTGACTGAGTTATCAGGATTAGATGACATGCACTCCCCAGATGGTCCTATTTTAGAGGCACAACAATTGCTAACCAATTATTATGGGACTAGAAAAAGTTACTTTCTAGTTAATGGTAGTACAGTAGGGAATCTAATTATGATTTTATCTACCTTTAAAGAAGGAGATAAAGTAATAGTGCAAAGGAATTGTCATAAATCTATTTTGAATGCTTTGATGTTAGCGAAGGTCAATCCGATTTTTATTTCGCCGGAAATTGATGGTTTGGCACATATACCGAATGGTATTATTTCCTTGTACATAGAGCAGGCATATCATCTCCATTCTGATATAAAGGGATGTATCTTAACATATCCTAATTACTATGGGATGACAACAAATATAGAGGAAATCATACAAATGGTCCATCGATATCATGGTATTGTTTTAGTTGATGAGGCACATGGGCCGCATTTCCGTTTGGGTCACCCATTTCCTAAATCAGCTGTTGATCTAGGAGCAGATATGATTGTGCAGTCGGCACATAAAATGCTACCAGCGATGACGATGGGTTCCTATTTACATATTAATAGTGACCGTGTTTCTTTAGAGAAAGTGGAACAGTTTTATTCTATATTACAGTCAAGTAGTCCATCCTACCCTATAATGGCATCCCTAGATTTTGCTCGTTACTATCTAGCAACTTATAGACAAGAGGATATAGAGTATACAATGAGGCAAAGAAATCAATTTGTTGATAATTTAAATTCTCTAGAGGGTATAACAGTAATTCAAGGTTTGGTAAACCAAGACCCATTGAAACTAATGGTTCGGTATAATGGATATTCGGGATTTCAGTTCCAAGAGTTATTAGAGGAGGAAGGGGTATATACTGAAATGGCTGATCCGCATCAAGTGGTAATGGTATTACCATTGTTAAAAAAGGGAGCGGAATTTATATACATAGAAGCATTCGAGAAAATGAAAGAGGTAATTAAAAAACCTAAACTAAATAATAATAATGCTGATAATAAAATGGTAGATATAAAGAATAAAATCAGCCAGTTGGCAATTCCGTTTAGTGAAATGGAAGATAGGTCGTATGAATGGGTTCCTTTTAAACATGCAGTTAATCGAATTGCGGCAAAAATGATTATTCCTTATCCACCCGGGATTCCACTTACATTACCAGGAGAATGCATAACAGATGAAACGGTAGAAGTATTAGATAAATTATTAACTTTAAATGCTAGGTTTCAAGGTGAAATTGAGCGATTAACAAATAGGGAAATTTTAGTCTATGTAGATTAA
- the tmk gene encoding dTMP kinase produces the protein MEGLFITAEGPEGAGKTTVLNKLGTALKQKGYKIVMTREPGGINIAEQIRTILLNKENTEMDYRTEALLYAAARRQHLVEKVIPALNDGAIVLCDRFIDSSLVYQGYARGLGIEEVYSINRFATQDLMPNLTIFFDVDVEVGLKRISDNQGREVNRLDLETMDFHTKVREGFKLLLDKFPERIYEVDAGQSLDKVYSAVKSKIEDLINNKP, from the coding sequence TTGGAAGGATTATTTATTACTGCAGAAGGGCCAGAAGGTGCTGGAAAAACAACTGTGTTAAATAAGTTGGGAACAGCGCTAAAGCAAAAGGGATATAAAATTGTAATGACTAGAGAGCCAGGCGGAATCAATATCGCTGAACAAATAAGAACAATTTTATTGAATAAAGAAAATACAGAAATGGATTACCGTACTGAGGCACTTTTATATGCAGCTGCAAGAAGACAGCACTTGGTTGAAAAGGTCATCCCAGCATTAAATGATGGAGCTATTGTACTATGCGATCGTTTTATAGACAGTTCCTTAGTTTATCAAGGCTATGCTAGAGGGCTAGGAATTGAAGAGGTATACTCTATAAATCGATTTGCTACACAGGATCTAATGCCAAATTTAACGATTTTTTTTGATGTAGATGTTGAAGTTGGTTTAAAAAGAATATCTGATAATCAGGGAAGAGAAGTGAATCGTTTAGATTTAGAAACGATGGATTTCCATACAAAAGTTCGAGAAGGATTTAAACTATTATTAGATAAATTTCCTGAACGGATATATGAAGTAGATGCTGGCCAATCATTAGATAAAGTATATAGTGCAGTGAAATCCAAAATAGAGGATTTAATAAACAACAAGCCTTAA
- a CDS encoding cyclic-di-AMP receptor, giving the protein MKLILAVVQDQDSTRLMNAMVEHNFRVTKLASTGGFLKSGNTTIMIGTEDIRVEKAMQVIKDNCQSREQLMAPVSPMGGNADSYIPYPVEVEVGGATVFVLPVERFEQF; this is encoded by the coding sequence ATGAAACTAATTCTAGCTGTTGTGCAGGATCAGGATAGTACACGTTTAATGAACGCCATGGTTGAACATAATTTTAGAGTAACAAAGCTAGCGAGTACTGGTGGGTTTTTAAAATCAGGAAATACTACTATTATGATAGGTACAGAAGATATACGTGTTGAAAAGGCTATGCAGGTTATTAAAGATAACTGCCAATCCCGTGAACAGCTTATGGCACCTGTATCACCAATGGGAGGGAATGCAGATTCATATATCCCATACCCAGTGGAAGTAGAAGTTGGTGGAGCAACCGTATTTGTACTTCCAGTTGAGCGATTTGAGCAATTTTAA